A genome region from Oscillospiraceae bacterium includes the following:
- a CDS encoding D-alanyl-D-alanine carboxypeptidase family protein has protein sequence MRRKLTVFAVFLATAFVCSLLVLDPDTSAAVASVNFLTPASKLLTVSQGDISAQAAVVIEAASRKIIWSKNTDKILPMASTTKIMTALLTLRQQNLDEYFIVDTTAITVEGSSMGLRIGDQASLRTLAVGMLTVSGNDAANAAAVRISGSVKEFVELMNKTAAEIGMKNTSFVTPSGLDAKEHYSTAYDMALLAAEALKNPDFKAICSSKSNEATYGNPPYRRLLMNNNRMLRSYDGAVGVKTGFTKKSGRCLVSAAERNGITIICVTLNAPGDWADHTALLDMGFSSVEMLSFTPAHIEYDIPVAGTADKISVIPSGSAGVACLKGDQSAIITKVNLPSFVYAPIHAGDTLGNIEYIYNDYVVGKVSLIALSDCIEPQTKKPGFFERLFGGKG, from the coding sequence ATGAGGAGAAAACTCACCGTGTTCGCCGTCTTTCTTGCAACAGCATTTGTCTGTTCTCTGTTGGTTCTCGATCCGGATACAAGCGCAGCTGTTGCGAGTGTCAATTTCCTGACACCTGCTTCGAAATTACTGACCGTCTCACAGGGCGATATCAGCGCACAGGCAGCTGTAGTCATCGAGGCAGCAAGCCGCAAAATCATCTGGAGCAAAAATACTGATAAAATACTGCCGATGGCCAGCACAACCAAGATTATGACAGCATTGCTGACGCTTCGTCAGCAAAATCTCGATGAGTATTTCATAGTCGATACCACAGCCATTACAGTCGAGGGTTCCTCGATGGGACTTCGGATCGGAGATCAGGCATCGTTAAGGACGCTTGCGGTCGGCATGCTGACGGTTTCGGGCAACGACGCGGCGAACGCTGCCGCTGTCCGCATCAGCGGCTCTGTCAAGGAGTTTGTTGAGCTGATGAACAAGACCGCCGCAGAGATCGGTATGAAAAATACTTCATTTGTAACACCGAGCGGACTCGATGCGAAAGAACATTATTCCACAGCCTACGATATGGCATTGCTCGCGGCGGAAGCACTGAAAAATCCGGATTTCAAGGCGATCTGCTCCTCAAAATCCAATGAAGCAACCTATGGAAATCCGCCATATCGGCGTCTTCTGATGAACAATAACCGAATGCTGCGCAGTTATGACGGCGCCGTCGGCGTCAAGACCGGTTTCACTAAAAAATCGGGTCGTTGTTTGGTCTCGGCAGCCGAGCGAAACGGCATCACGATCATCTGCGTGACCTTGAATGCGCCCGGTGACTGGGCGGATCATACCGCGTTACTGGACATGGGTTTTTCTTCGGTCGAGATGCTTTCGTTTACGCCAGCACACATCGAATATGATATTCCTGTTGCGGGTACGGCTGACAAAATCTCGGTAATTCCCTCCGGTAGCGCCGGTGTTGCCTGTCTAAAAGGGGATCAGAGCGCCATTATCACAAAAGTAAATCTCCCGAGCTTTGTTTATGCCCCGATCCACGCAGGAGATACCCTCGGGAACATCGAATACATTTACAACGACTATGTGGTCGGCAAAGTCTCACTGATTGCTTTAAGCGACTGTATTGAACCGCAGACAAAAAAGCCTGGATTTTTTGAACGCCTGTTCGGCGGAAAAGGTTAA
- the ytfJ gene encoding GerW family sporulation protein, giving the protein MEMHPLSSIMQTTMENIKQMVDVNTIVGTPVMAPDGTMIIPVSKVSFGFASGGSDFDGKTAPKTNFGGGGGAGVTINPIAFLVVSSEGVRLIPIGTAGEPVDRVAALVPEMFDKIVSLFSKKAKDKKEEKGGTTAENE; this is encoded by the coding sequence ATGGAAATGCATCCTCTGTCTTCAATCATGCAGACCACAATGGAGAACATCAAACAGATGGTGGACGTCAACACGATCGTCGGAACGCCTGTCATGGCTCCGGACGGCACAATGATTATTCCGGTATCAAAGGTCTCGTTCGGATTTGCGTCCGGCGGCTCCGATTTTGACGGAAAAACCGCTCCCAAAACCAATTTCGGAGGCGGCGGCGGTGCCGGTGTCACGATCAATCCGATCGCTTTCTTAGTCGTCTCTTCTGAGGGCGTTCGGTTGATTCCGATCGGCACAGCCGGCGAACCGGTGGACAGAGTCGCAGCTTTGGTACCTGAAATGTTCGACAAAATCGTCTCTCTTTTCAGTAAGAAAGCCAAAGATAAGAAAGAAGAAAAAGGCGGCACAACGGCCGAAAACGAATAA
- a CDS encoding pseudouridine synthase, with product MPEDGERIQKLMSEWGICSRRAAERLIEEGRVKRNGRAAVLGERAVPKDVLTLDGTRIGPTSERKIYIMLNKPRGYVTTAKDELGRKCVTDLVAEIGARLYPVGRLDRESEGLLLLTNDGAFAQKVSHPSYEVGKTYRVTLKGKIKPETELAFLEGVDSEGEHLTVKRIDIIEEKEDRTVIEVALTEGKNKHIRRICEALKLEILRLKRIAEGGVKLGGLPVGKYRELTAAEIATLKDR from the coding sequence ATGCCTGAAGACGGAGAACGCATTCAAAAATTGATGTCGGAGTGGGGGATTTGCTCCCGCCGCGCCGCCGAAAGATTGATCGAAGAGGGCAGAGTCAAGCGCAACGGCAGGGCCGCTGTGCTCGGAGAAAGAGCTGTTCCTAAAGATGTTCTGACCCTTGACGGCACGCGCATCGGACCGACTTCCGAACGAAAAATTTACATAATGCTCAACAAACCGCGCGGTTATGTCACGACTGCGAAGGACGAGCTCGGGCGCAAATGCGTCACCGATCTGGTAGCTGAGATTGGTGCTCGGCTATATCCGGTCGGTCGGCTTGACCGCGAATCGGAGGGACTTTTGCTGCTGACAAACGACGGCGCTTTCGCGCAAAAAGTTTCGCATCCGTCTTATGAAGTCGGAAAAACCTATCGCGTTACTTTAAAAGGCAAAATTAAACCGGAAACCGAGCTGGCCTTTTTGGAAGGCGTGGACAGCGAGGGAGAACACCTGACTGTAAAGCGCATTGATATCATCGAAGAAAAAGAAGATCGTACCGTGATCGAAGTTGCGCTCACCGAGGGCAAGAACAAGCATATCCGCCGTATTTGCGAAGCCTTGAAACTGGAAATTCTCCGCTTGAAAAGAATTGCCGAGGGCGGTGTAAAATTAGGCGGTCTGCCGGTTGGAAAATACCGTGAACTAACCGCTGCGGAGATTGCGACATTAAAAGATCGATAA